A genomic region of Dickeya solani IPO 2222 contains the following coding sequences:
- a CDS encoding helix-turn-helix domain-containing protein encodes MKTTNAQRKTNIIKNIEYLMRTRGETKASFSNRTGVTRTTIYKILEGRVNKVQQSTINRISDFFGVSCEEIEDYDLEKVERLNNTVSFEGNKNPAAIPIIPQSQLLLARQHKIGQLSVQYPLTYFFGEEANMVAVQIESPIGDAFSPGALLIIRRPPALVQNTPILCHSPATGFFVDIPDSPDMADRKRPEDAVLLGYIIEERI; translated from the coding sequence ATGAAAACAACGAATGCTCAGCGCAAAACTAATATCATTAAAAATATTGAATATCTAATGCGTACGCGAGGCGAAACCAAAGCCTCTTTTTCCAATCGTACCGGGGTAACGCGTACCACTATCTACAAAATTCTTGAAGGTAGGGTAAACAAGGTTCAGCAATCCACCATCAATCGTATTTCCGATTTCTTCGGCGTGTCCTGCGAGGAAATCGAAGATTACGATCTGGAAAAGGTCGAGCGCCTGAACAATACCGTCTCTTTTGAAGGCAACAAAAACCCGGCGGCGATTCCCATCATTCCGCAATCGCAACTGTTGTTGGCACGGCAGCACAAGATTGGTCAGTTATCGGTTCAATATCCGTTGACCTATTTCTTCGGAGAAGAAGCCAATATGGTGGCGGTGCAGATCGAGTCGCCGATTGGCGACGCCTTCTCTCCCGGCGCGCTGCTAATCATCCGACGGCCGCCTGCGCTGGTACAGAATACGCCGATACTCTGTCACTCTCCTGCCACGGGATTTTTTGTCGACATCCCGGATTCGCCGGACATGGCGGACAGAAAACGCCCCGAGGACGCAGTCCTACTGGGATATATCATAGAGGAAAGGATATAA
- a CDS encoding polysaccharide lyase family protein: MNKPLQAWRTPLLTLIFVLPLTATGAVKLTLDGMNSTLDNGLLKVRFGADGSAKEVWKGGTNLISRLSGAARDPDKNRSFYLDYYSGGVNEFVPERLEVIKQTPDQVHLAYIDDQNGKLRLEYHLIMTHNVSGLYSYVVAANTGSAPVTVSELRNVYRFDATRLDTLFNSIRRGTPLLYEELEQLPKVQDETWRLPDGSVYSKYDFAGYQRESRYWGVMGNGYGAWMVPASGEYYSGDALKQELLVHQDAIILNYLTGSHFGTPDMVAQPGFEKLYGPWLLYINQGNDRELVADVSRRAEHERASWPYRWLDDARYPRQRATVSGRLRTDAPHATVVLNSSAESFDIQTTGYLFSARTNRDGRFSLSNVPPGEYRLSAYADGGTQIGLLAQQTVRVEGKKTRLGQIDAQQPAPLAWAIGQADRRADEFRFGDRPRQYHWQTEVPADLTFEIGKSRERKDWYYAQTQPGSWHILFNARTPEQPYTLNIAIAAASNSGMTTPASSPQLAVKLNGQLLTTLKYDNDKSIYRGAMQSGRYHEAHIPLPAGALQHGGNRITLELLGGMVMYDAITLTETPQ, encoded by the coding sequence ATGAATAAACCTCTGCAGGCATGGCGTACCCCGTTGTTGACACTGATATTCGTGCTGCCGCTGACGGCGACAGGCGCGGTGAAACTGACGCTTGATGGCATGAACAGCACGCTGGACAACGGGCTGCTGAAAGTCCGCTTTGGTGCGGACGGCAGCGCGAAGGAAGTGTGGAAAGGCGGCACCAACCTGATTTCCCGCCTCTCCGGCGCGGCGCGCGACCCGGATAAAAACCGCAGTTTTTACCTCGATTACTACTCCGGCGGCGTCAACGAATTCGTGCCGGAACGGCTGGAGGTGATCAAACAGACGCCGGATCAAGTGCATCTGGCCTATATCGACGATCAGAACGGCAAACTGCGGCTGGAATATCACCTGATCATGACCCACAACGTCAGCGGCCTGTACAGCTATGTGGTCGCCGCCAACACCGGCTCAGCACCAGTGACAGTCAGCGAGCTGCGCAACGTTTACCGTTTCGACGCCACCCGGCTGGACACGCTGTTCAACAGCATCCGGCGCGGCACGCCGCTGCTGTACGAGGAACTGGAGCAGTTGCCGAAAGTGCAGGATGAAACCTGGCGGCTACCTGACGGCAGCGTCTACTCCAAATACGACTTTGCCGGTTATCAACGCGAAAGCCGCTACTGGGGCGTGATGGGCAACGGTTACGGCGCCTGGATGGTGCCCGCCAGCGGCGAGTACTACTCGGGCGACGCGCTGAAACAGGAACTGCTGGTGCATCAGGACGCGATTATCCTGAACTATCTTACCGGTTCTCACTTCGGTACCCCGGATATGGTGGCGCAACCGGGTTTTGAGAAACTCTACGGCCCGTGGCTGCTGTACATCAATCAGGGCAACGATCGGGAACTGGTGGCGGACGTCAGCCGCCGGGCCGAGCATGAACGCGCCAGTTGGCCCTATCGCTGGCTGGACGATGCGCGCTATCCGCGCCAGCGCGCCACCGTTAGCGGCCGCCTGCGCACCGACGCACCCCACGCCACGGTGGTGCTGAACAGCAGCGCGGAGAGCTTTGATATTCAGACCACCGGTTACCTGTTCAGCGCCCGCACCAACCGTGACGGCCGTTTCAGCCTGAGCAATGTGCCGCCGGGTGAATACCGGTTGTCGGCCTACGCCGATGGCGGCACGCAAATCGGCCTGCTGGCGCAGCAAACCGTGCGGGTAGAAGGCAAGAAAACCCGACTCGGACAGATTGACGCTCAGCAACCTGCACCGCTGGCATGGGCCATCGGTCAGGCCGACCGCCGGGCCGACGAGTTCCGCTTCGGCGATCGGCCGCGTCAGTATCACTGGCAAACCGAGGTGCCGGCCGACCTGACCTTCGAGATCGGCAAAAGCCGCGAACGCAAGGATTGGTACTACGCCCAGACCCAGCCCGGCAGTTGGCACATCCTGTTCAACGCCCGCACGCCCGAGCAGCCTTACACCCTGAATATCGCTATCGCCGCCGCCAGCAACAGCGGCATGACCACGCCGGCCAGTTCGCCGCAACTGGCGGTGAAACTCAACGGTCAGTTGCTGACGACGCTGAAGTACGACAACGACAAGTCCATCTATCGGGGTGCGATGCAAAGCGGCCGTTACCATGAAGCGCATATTCCGCTGCCCGCGGGCGCACTGCAGCACGGCGGCAACCGCATTACGCTGGAACTGCTGGGCGGCATGGTGATGTACGACGCCATCACGCTGACGGAAACGCCGCAATAA
- a CDS encoding TIGR00645 family protein, protein MERFLENTMYAARWLLAPVYLGLSLGLLALAIKFFEEIWHVLPNLFSIAESDLILTLLSLVDMTLVGGLLVMVMFSGYENFVSALDIGEDKEKLNWLGKMDASSLKNKVAASIVAISSIHLLRVFMDAKNVPDNKLMWYVIIHLTFVLSAFVMGYLDWLSRHEHHTHHGAGKSHDKP, encoded by the coding sequence ATGGAACGTTTTCTGGAAAATACGATGTACGCTGCACGGTGGCTGTTGGCTCCGGTTTATCTGGGGTTGTCGCTGGGATTACTGGCGCTGGCCATCAAGTTCTTTGAAGAAATTTGGCATGTCCTGCCGAACCTCTTTTCCATTGCGGAATCCGATCTGATCCTGACGCTGCTGTCGCTGGTGGATATGACGCTGGTGGGCGGGTTGCTGGTGATGGTGATGTTTTCCGGCTATGAAAACTTTGTGTCGGCGCTGGATATCGGCGAGGACAAGGAGAAGCTGAACTGGCTAGGCAAAATGGACGCCAGCTCGCTGAAAAACAAAGTGGCGGCGTCGATCGTGGCGATTTCGTCCATCCACCTGCTGCGGGTGTTTATGGATGCCAAGAACGTACCGGACAACAAGCTGATGTGGTATGTGATCATCCACCTGACTTTTGTGCTGTCCGCTTTTGTGATGGGTTATCTGGACTGGTTGTCCCGCCACGAACACCACACCCATCACGGCGCCGGTAAATCTCACGACAA